One window of Nomascus leucogenys isolate Asia unplaced genomic scaffold, Asia_NLE_v1 000670F_135029_qpd_obj, whole genome shotgun sequence genomic DNA carries:
- the LOC115834150 gene encoding LOW QUALITY PROTEIN: basic proline-rich protein-like (The sequence of the model RefSeq protein was modified relative to this genomic sequence to represent the inferred CDS: inserted 7 bases in 5 codons), translated as MALPTPSDDTLPAEARGGGRRRRLVWTPSQSEXCFERNPYPGIATRERLAQVIGVSEPRVQIWFQNERSRQLRQHRRESRPWPGRRGPQEGRRKRTSVTPSQTDLLVRDFEKDRFPGIATREGLARETGPPESRIHIWFQNRRARHPSQGGRAPPPTGGLCNAAPGGCHPAPWSVAFAHTGAWGTGIPAPHMPCAPGALPQGAFVSQGARXPCQAAQARGISQPAPLGGDFAYAALAPPEGALSHPQTPRWPPHPSKCREDRDPQRDGLPGPCAVGQPGPXQAGPQGQGVLAPPTSQGSPWWGWXPQVAGAAWEPEEGAPPPPKLATPGASXRQAQIQAIRAPSPPLEEPGRSSAFTSRLLDEFLWTPEFQQKSQPFLDPAPLGELKDMEEPAPLEPLLRQEGHRALLEEQLTCLGSLSSRSGERLHTEEGCHSFLSIPGIPGPAQGYGCRQWQWRLAGPRARSSYARLIPGVTTNPGPRGWDQAPRSRLPAPGCSPPLYARAPPVAALRFPPTSLSVPLSPAARPREGSQRRQRPPSPARALDSPGGLPLADAPGFPLVLQLWSFQHLGPAQDGVCPQASGPRAHGPGIPSGPPPCRGKIILDSSPPLLQGPLFPHTPREARAAQGPAVAPGCHKSPSQSRLLDSRRHRHPGAAGLRSGTPEPLPRGWAALPIKAPAPPAAALRLLPASQSHPPRLRPDHAPDRRPAAARESHRPQSPAQAPGTPGGLPFRRRSRPSPAQELPSSQHIGPAQDGVCSEASGPRANGPGIPSSPPPCRGKIVLDPSPPLLQGPLLPHIPRAVRAAQGQTAGSAPPALFLTTPTSLSLVPTRTRPVGQGPALPRAGTRAPAA; from the exons ATGGCTCTCCCGACACCTTCGGACGACACCCTCCCCGCGGAAGCCCGAGGAGGAGGACGGCGGAGGAGACTCGTCTGGACCCCGAGCCAAAGCG GCTGCTTTGAGCGGAACCCGTACCCGGGCATCGCCACCAGAGAACGGCTGGCCCAGGTCATCGGCGTTTCGGAGCCCAGGGTCCAGATTTGGTTTCAGAATGAGAGGTCACGCCAGCTGAGGCAGCACCGGCGGGAATCTCGGCCCTGGCCGGGGAGACGCGGCCCGCAAGAAGGCAGGCGAAAGCGGACCTCCGTCACCCCATCCCAGACCGACCTGCTGGTCCGAGACTTTGAGAAGGATCGCTTTCCAGGCATCGCCACCAGGGAAGGACTGGCCAGAGAGACGGGCCCCCCGGAGTCCAGGATCCACATCTGGTTTCAGAACCGAAGGGCCAGGCACCCGTCACAGGGTGGCAGGGCGCCACCGCCCACAGGCGGCCTGTGCAACGCGGCCCCGGGCGGGTGTCACCCTGCTCCCTGGTCGGTCGCCTTCGCCCACACCGGGGCGTGGGGAACGGGGATCCCCGCACCCCACATGCCCTGCGCGCCCGGGGCTCTCCCACAGGGGGCTTTCGTGAGCCAGGGAGCAAG GCCGTGCCAGGCCGCGCAGGCACGAGGGATATCCCAACCTGCCCCGTTAGGCGGGGATTTTGCCTACGCCGCCCTGGCTCCTCCGGAAGGGGCGCTCTCCCACCCTCAGACGCCTCGGTGGCCTCCGCACCCGAGCAAATGCCGGGAGGACCGCGACCCGCAGCGCGACGGCCTGCCGGGCCCTTGCGCGGTGGGACAGCCGGGCC CTCAGGCCGGGCCACAGGGCCAAGGTGTGCTTGCGCCACCCACGTCCCAGGGCAGTCCGTGGTGGGGCT GGCCCCAGGTCGccggggcggcgtgggaacccgAAGAAGGGGCACCTCCACCTCCGAAGCTCGCGACCCCGGGGGCCTC GCGTCAAGCACAGATACAAGCCATCCGGGCGCCCTCCCCACCGCTCGAGGAGCCGGGGCGCTCGTCTGCATTCACCTCCAGGCTGTTAGATGAGTTCCTGTGGACCCCAGAGTTTCAGCAAAAGTCACAACCTTTCCTAGATCCGGCGCCACTGGGGGAGCTGAAGGACATGGAAGAGCCCGCTCCGCTGGAACCACTCCTCAGACAGGAAGGACACCGGGCTCTGCTGGAGGAGCAG CTGACCTGTCTAGGATCCCTGAGTTCCAGGTCCGGCGAGAGACTCCACACAGAGGAGGGCTGTCATTCTTTCCTGAGCATCCCGGGGATCCCAGGGCCCGCCCAG GGGTATGGCTGTAGACAATGGCAGTGGCGCCTGGCTGGTCCAAGAGCCCGGTCCAGCTATGCCCGCCTGATTCCAGGCGTCACCACCAACCCCGGGCCGCGAGGCTGGGATCAGGCACCCCGGAGCCGCTTGCCCGCGCCGGGCTGCTCTCCCCCTCTATATGCCCGAGCACCACCAGTCGCTGCGCTGCGCTTTCCGCCGACCTCCCTGAGCGTCCCGCTGTCGCCGGCGGCCAGACCACGCGAGGGATCGCAGAGGCGCCAGAGGCCTCCATCCCCTGCCAGGGCTCTGGACTCTCCAGGAGGCCTCCCTTTAGCTGATGCTCCAGGCTTTCCCCTGGTTCTCCAGCTCTGGAGCTTCCAACACTTGGGGCCTGCTCAGGACGGGGTGTGCCCCCAGGCGTCAGGGCCCAGGGCCCACGGTCCTGGGATCCCCTCTGGTCCTCCGCCTTGCCGcggaaaaattattttggattccTCCCCGCCCCTCCTGCAAGGTCCCCTCTTTCCCCACACACCCAGAGAAGCCAGGGCTGCCCAGGG GCCGGCAGTGGCGCCTGGCTGCCACAAGAGCCCGTCCCAGTCACGCCTGCTCGACTCCAGGCGTCACCGCCACCCCGGGGCCGCTGGCCTCAGATCCGGGACCCCAGAGCCGCTCCCGCGCGGCTGGGCTGCTCTCCCCATCAAGGCCCCAGCACCGCCGGCCGCCGCGCTGCGCCTTCTGCCGGCCTCCCAGAGCCACCCTCCTCGCCTGCGGCCAGACCACGCGCCGGACCGCCGCCCTGCTGCAGCGCGGGAGAGCCACAGGCCTCAGTCCCCTGCCCAGGCTCCAGGCACACCAGGCGGCCTCCCTTTTCGCAGACGCTCCAGGCCTTCCCCCGCTCAGGAGCTCCCAAGCTCCCAACACATCGGGCCCGCTCAGGACGGGGTGTGCTCTGAGGCGTCAGGGCCCAGGGCCAACGGTCCTGGGATCCCCTCCAGTCCTCCGCCTTGCCGCGGAAAAATTGTTTTGGATCCCTCGCCGCCCCTCCTGCAAGGCCCCCTCTTGCCCCACATACCCAGAGCCGTCAGGGCTGCCCAGGGGCAAACAGCTGGCTCAGCCCCGCCGGCCCTTTTTCTCACAACGCCCACATCATTGTCGCTTGTCCCAACGAGGAC